Proteins encoded in a region of the Paenibacillus pedocola genome:
- a CDS encoding glycosyltransferase family 2 protein, which produces MVKISVLMPVYNMAPYIEEAICSILTQTYSDFELLILDDGSTDGTLDIIRKFDDKRIRVIAHTVNQGLIATLNQGIDLCTGEYIARMDGDDIALPHRLERQVNFMDDHQDCGVCGSQVYLLGRDAITAKPLNHEAIRCWQLFHCTMVHPTVMIRKSVLEDHDIRYLNYFHAEDYEIWNRLSAITQLVNLPEVLLMYRQHSNQITNIHQEIQVVQSERIRRDQLLRLGIDATAEEYQTHLDFCNFRIRTGEPDHYYRCLAWANKILESNLRQPIYDHQTLNLVLSQCFSLSRY; this is translated from the coding sequence TTGGTTAAAATATCAGTGCTCATGCCGGTTTATAATATGGCTCCGTATATTGAAGAAGCGATCTGCAGCATTTTAACGCAAACCTATTCCGATTTCGAGCTGCTTATTTTAGATGACGGATCAACCGACGGAACCTTAGACATCATTCGGAAATTTGATGATAAGAGGATTAGAGTAATAGCGCATACAGTGAACCAGGGATTAATTGCGACCTTAAATCAAGGTATTGATTTATGTACGGGCGAGTATATTGCGCGAATGGATGGTGATGATATCGCATTGCCTCACCGGCTTGAGCGTCAAGTGAATTTCATGGACGACCATCAGGACTGCGGTGTTTGCGGTTCTCAGGTTTATTTGTTAGGCAGAGATGCCATTACCGCCAAACCGTTAAATCATGAGGCGATCCGGTGCTGGCAGTTATTCCACTGTACGATGGTGCATCCAACGGTTATGATCCGCAAATCCGTACTGGAAGATCACGACATCAGGTATCTCAATTACTTTCATGCGGAGGATTATGAAATATGGAACCGCTTATCCGCAATAACCCAGTTGGTTAATCTGCCTGAGGTGTTGCTTATGTACAGACAGCATTCAAATCAGATAACTAATATCCACCAAGAGATACAAGTAGTCCAATCTGAACGTATCCGCAGAGATCAATTGCTTCGGCTAGGTATCGATGCTACTGCCGAGGAGTACCAGACTCACTTGGATTTTTGCAATTTTAGAATACGGACAGGTGAACCTGATCACTATTATCGATGCTTAGCATGGGCTAACAAAATCCTGGAAAGCAATTTACGGCAACCAATATATGACCACCAGACCTTAAACTTGGTATTATCGCAATGTTTCAGTTTATCCAGATATTGA
- a CDS encoding LysR family transcriptional regulator, whose amino-acid sequence MDLTYMRTFREVAKRQSFTRAAEELGYAQSSVTMQIQKIEKEYGVTLMERHGRILRLTPPGEELLKLFVEILDLYDRSKETIAQQIGGTLTIGTIDSLAAFYLPPFLQQLRTTFPGLNIHLQTEQEANLVSKIREGEVDIGLMLDRSTTDSLLERTIIRDEPLVLVAPADHPLAKLTNITLQDLNNCELIVSEESCIYRSLFENLLREHGIVFRIGFELSNLEAIKRCVRNGLGIALLPRIVAEEEIERGNLAELPFTHPEIHFDLQLLIHPKKWKSLPLQSLIQMLQADAEAKSVAL is encoded by the coding sequence ATGGATTTAACCTATATGCGGACCTTCCGCGAGGTGGCGAAGCGTCAGAGCTTCACGCGTGCAGCAGAGGAACTGGGGTATGCCCAGTCCAGTGTAACCATGCAGATACAGAAGATTGAAAAAGAATACGGGGTCACGCTAATGGAACGTCATGGACGTATCCTGCGCCTGACCCCGCCTGGAGAAGAGCTGCTGAAGCTGTTCGTGGAAATTCTTGATCTATATGACCGCTCCAAAGAAACAATTGCCCAGCAGATCGGCGGTACGCTGACTATCGGAACAATAGATTCATTGGCCGCTTTTTACCTTCCGCCTTTTCTGCAGCAGCTGCGGACGACATTTCCCGGACTGAATATTCATCTGCAAACGGAGCAGGAAGCGAATCTGGTGTCCAAGATCAGGGAAGGAGAGGTGGATATTGGCCTCATGCTGGACCGGAGTACGACTGATTCGCTGCTGGAGCGGACGATTATCCGGGATGAGCCGCTGGTACTGGTGGCACCTGCCGATCATCCACTGGCGAAGCTTACAAATATAACCTTGCAGGATCTGAACAACTGTGAGCTGATTGTCTCCGAAGAGAGCTGTATCTACCGCAGCCTGTTTGAGAATCTGCTCCGGGAGCACGGAATCGTGTTCCGGATCGGCTTTGAGCTGTCCAATCTGGAGGCGATCAAGCGCTGTGTGCGGAACGGTCTGGGGATTGCCCTGCTGCCGAGAATTGTAGCTGAGGAAGAGATTGAACGTGGTAATCTGGCCGAGCTGCCGTTTACCCATCCGGAGATTCATTTTGACCTGCAGCTGCTCATTCATCCCAAGAAGTGGAAGTCACTGCCGCTGCAATCCCTGATTCAGATGCTGCAGGCGGATGCTGAGGCGAAGTCTGTGGCGCTTTGA
- the dapA gene encoding 4-hydroxy-tetrahydrodipicolinate synthase, with the protein MLTEEQIYGIYVPVVTPFNAAGEIDLTSYQRYVNNIIKNKIHGLVVNGTTGESPTVNIQELQTLITASQELLHGSKIPLVIGTGTNDTMSTVARTELAASLGADAALVVVPYYSRPSQAGIIAHFRKAAEVGIPIIAYDIPGRAGVGMTVDTARTILEMDNVVGLKDCSGSPLLVSELSRLGSKPVLCGDDLSFFDMLGCGAAGGMLASANVHTAKFLNIFEQYKAGQIDAARAEYDRLVPLMKLLFKESNPAPIKWLLSVQGEIASDTLRLPMTSISESLREELGAYLAG; encoded by the coding sequence ATGTTAACAGAAGAACAGATTTATGGAATCTATGTTCCCGTGGTAACACCGTTCAATGCCGCCGGCGAGATTGATCTTACTTCTTATCAGCGTTATGTGAACAACATCATCAAGAACAAAATTCATGGTCTGGTCGTAAATGGAACCACTGGAGAATCGCCGACAGTCAACATACAAGAATTACAGACACTGATTACTGCCTCACAGGAGCTGCTGCATGGCAGTAAAATTCCGCTGGTCATCGGTACAGGGACCAATGATACAATGTCTACCGTCGCCCGTACAGAGCTTGCTGCGAGCCTGGGAGCCGATGCTGCGCTCGTTGTCGTGCCTTACTACAGCCGTCCTTCTCAAGCGGGCATCATTGCCCATTTCCGCAAGGCAGCCGAAGTCGGTATTCCGATTATCGCTTATGACATTCCCGGCCGTGCCGGAGTCGGCATGACCGTCGATACCGCCCGCACCATCCTGGAGATGGACAATGTGGTCGGCCTGAAAGACTGCTCCGGTTCGCCGCTGCTCGTCTCTGAGCTGTCCCGCCTCGGCTCCAAGCCGGTGCTCTGCGGAGATGACCTAAGTTTCTTCGACATGCTGGGCTGCGGAGCCGCCGGAGGCATGCTGGCTTCCGCCAACGTGCATACTGCGAAGTTCCTGAACATCTTCGAACAATACAAAGCCGGCCAGATTGATGCTGCCAGAGCCGAATACGACCGCCTGGTGCCGCTCATGAAGCTGCTCTTCAAGGAATCGAACCCAGCCCCGATCAAATGGCTGCTCAGCGTACAGGGTGAGATTGCTTCAGATACCCTCCGCCTGCCGATGACCTCGATCAGCGAATCGCTGCGCGAAGAGCTGGGTGCTTATCTAGCCGGCTAA